Proteins from a genomic interval of Capsicum annuum cultivar UCD-10X-F1 chromosome 4, UCD10Xv1.1, whole genome shotgun sequence:
- the LOC124897582 gene encoding uncharacterized protein LOC124897582 encodes MELIPYHCLQVSCPNLKELELDGANSITALCSHQLPTAYFSKLEIIEVWDCGNLRNLMSPSVARDLLNLQTLRIISCESMEEVITEEEQQADEIMTNEPLFPLLEELTLYRLQELRHFILPLASVNSSILSGVYLFLLCSYSKRIVQ; translated from the coding sequence ATGGAATTGATACCTTATCATTGTTTGCAGGTTTCTTGTCCCAACCTGAAAGAGCTAGAACTCGATGGGGCTAACAGCATAACTGCTCTGTGCTCTCACCAACTTCCAACTGCTTACTTCAGCAAACTTGAAATAATTGAAGTATGGGATTGTGGAAATTTGAGAAACTTGATGTCTCCGTCAGTGGCCAGAGATCTTCTGAATCTCCAAACATTACGGATAATATCCTGCGAATCAATGGAAGAAGTGATTACAGAAGAGGAACAACAAGCAGATGAAATCATGACAAATGAGCCCTTATTTCCCCTATTGGAAGAGTTGACTCTTTACCGTTTGCAAGAGCTGAGGCATTTCATTCTTCCTCTGGCAAGCGTAAATTCTTCCATTTTGTCCGGTGTCTACCTGTTCCTCCTATGTAGTTACTCCAAAAGAATTGTGCAATAA
- the LOC107868453 gene encoding LOW QUALITY PROTEIN: DNA repair protein RAD5B (The sequence of the model RefSeq protein was modified relative to this genomic sequence to represent the inferred CDS: inserted 1 base in 1 codon), producing MEGKIEENDEKVKTIRSIIGFEIPDSEIMEVLIEKNNDIEGAINHLLDFWMPLIVKKTVTSAGVRISGPVNQENGEGKKVFDVRGAKGVKVNEEIEVGIDEKRRKEEESKVLDGCGANGVVGELDLGCGMVNGVMVNGEMEVGINEKRRKEEEMEVLDGCGANGVVNGVKGDEKIEVCMDEKRRKEEESKVLDECGANGFVVELDLCCKMVNGVKVREETDVCIDEKGQKGEECDMDIEGKRRKEEGKKVLDECEAKGVAGKLISGCGMVNGVKVKEEPDVSINEKGLKVKEEINEFVEVKGRKEEEKKVFDVCGTKGVVDKSVLGSEMVNRLKVKEELDVDIEEKVRKEEEKKDFDGRGAKGFFGKAIKELVLEQWIKPPKSNPHIDMQKPKEEKELKMVKFKEEPVLCVEPLSSMPLSKQEYNKLNSSNNSLSTVVIEDGDFPEDSDWLLVGRTVVTGLSTTKGRKLENNEIVHFSFPQPGSSKNSSQWGGSRAAIAAASSIVRFSTKRSGEIGRLPMEWAKCLIPLVNSSKVKVLGRCVAAPVNLSLMQELMLYVSFYIDHTVFTTCDKSSWRLDFPLQIDTTTYPLLTLFKLLKVKPFQNAEFTPEELDSRKRQLNLDSDSNEAASLLSVAKRRRGCQPYSEPNKDEQVISEASLNKLVGSVDVYDLKEMEAPDTLMCSLRSYQKEALYWMSESEKGAGVEEASKTLHPCWAAYRICEERKIYVNIFSGEATTDFPTASNAARGGILADAMGLGKTVMTIALILANLGRGSPDDQDIVMEDADETECATKRISYTDTEVSRKVKGGTLIVCXMALLGQWKDELEAHSKPDSVSVFVHYGGDRSNDPRVIADQDVVLTTYGVLTATYKANNENSIFHNVDWYRVVLDEAHTIKSWKTLGAQAAFTLSAHCRWCLTGTPLQNNLEDLYSLLCFLRVEPWCNWAWWSKLIQRPYENGDQRALKLIKAILRPLMLRRTKDTKDRDGRPILVLPPTDIQVIECKQSEAEHDFYDALFKRSKVQFDQFVAQGKVLHNYANILELLLRLRQCCNHPFLVMSRSDTQQFADLDKLARRFLETNPDSSTQKAPTPAYVEEVVEGNRNGENTECPICLESADDPVLTPCAHRMCRECLLSSWRTPASGLCPICRQMLHKHELLTCPSANRFRVDVEKNWQESSKASKLMACLKSIRKSGEIRRAIMLSSHIDR from the exons ATGGAAGGGAagattgaagaaaatgatgagaaagtgAAGACGATACGATCGATAATTGGGTTTGAAATTCCGGATAGTGAAATTATGGAAGTGCTTATAGAGAAAAACAATGATATAGAAGGAGCTATTAATCACTTGCTCGATTTTTGGATGCCATTGATAGTGAAGAAGACTGTTACGAGTGCCGGTGTACGTATATCTGGCCCTGTAAATCAAGAAAATGGTGAAGGAAAGAAGGTTTTTGATGTGCGTGGAGCAAAAGGGGTGAAAGTTAATGAAGAAATTGAGGTGGGTATCGATGAAAAAAGGCGAAAAGAGGAAGAAAGTAAGGTTCTTGATGGGTGTGGGGCAAATGGGGTTGTTGGTGAATTGGATTTGGGTTGTGGAATGGTTAATGGGGTGATGGTTAATGGAGAAATGGAGGTGGGTATCAATGAAAAAAGGCGAAAAGAGGAAGAAATGGAGGTTCTTGATGGGTGTGGAGCAAATGGGGTTGTTAATGGGGTGAAAGGTGATGAAAAAATTGAGGTGTGTATGGATGAAAAAAGGCGAAAAGAGGAAGAAAGCAAGGTTCTTGATGAGTGTGGGgcaaatgggtttgttgttgaATTGGATTTGTGTTGTAAAATGGTTAATGGGGTGAAGGTTCGCGAAGAAACCGATGTGTGTATCGATGAAAAAGGGCAAAAGGGCGAAGAATGTGATATGGATATCGAGGGAAAAAGGCGAAAAGAGGAAGGAAAGAAGGTTCTTGATGAATGTGAAGCAAAAGGGGTTGCTGGTAAATTGATTTCGGGCTGTGGAATGGTTAATGGAGTGAAAGTTAAGGAAGAACCTGATGTGAGTATCAATGAAAAAGGGTTGAAAGTTAAAGAAGAAATCAATGAGTTTGTCGAGGTAAAAGGGcgaaaagaggaagaaaagaaggtttttgATGTGTGTGGAACAAAAGGGGTTGTTGATAAATCGGTTTTGGGTagtgaaatggttaataggttgAAAGTTAAGGAAGAACTCGATGTGGATATCGAGGAAAAAGTGcgaaaagaggaagaaaagaaagattttgaTGGGCGTGGAGCGAAAGGGTTCTTTGGTAAGGCGATTAAAGAACTGGTTCTTGAACAGTGGATAAAGCCGCCCAAGAGTAATCCACATATCGATATGCAGAAGccgaaagaagaaaaggaactcAAAATGGTAAAGTTCAAAGAAGAGCCAGTACTTTGTGTTGAGCCATTGTCATCAATGCCATTGTCAAAACAAGAATACAACAAACtgaatagtagtaataatagtcTTAGTACTGTTGTGATTGAGGATGGTGATTTTCCAGAAGATTCTGATTGGTTGTTAGTTGGAAGAACTGTTGTTACTGGGCTTTCAACAACAAAGGGGAGAAAATTGGAGAATAATGAGATTGTTCATTTTTCATTTCCTCAGCCTGGGAGTAGTAAGAATAGTTCACAGTGGGGTGGGTCAAGAGCTGCTATTGCTGCTGCATCATCCATTGTTAGGTTCTCGACTAAGCGTTCGGGGGAG ATTGGCCGTCTCCCAATGGAATGGGCGAAATGCCTCATACCGCTTGTAAATTCTTCAAAGGTAAAGGTTCTTGGTCGATGCGTTGCTGCACCTGTAAATCTGTCCCTAATGCAGGAGCTTATGTTGTATGTAAG tttcTACATTGACCACACAGTGTTTACGacctgtgataagtcatcatggaGGCTGGATTTTCCCTTGCAAATTGATACCACAACGTATCCACTACTTACACTGTTCAAGTTACTCAAAGTCAAACCCTTTCAGAAT GCTGAGTTCACCCCAGAAGAGCTTGATTCTCGTAAACGCCAGCTCAATTTAGAC TCAGATTCAAACGAAGCTGCTTCACTGTTATCAGTCGCAAAACGAAGAAGGGGCTGCCAGCCGTATTCAGAGCCAAACAAAGATGAGCAAGTTATATCCGAAGCATCTCTTAACAAGCTAGTCGGTTCTGTAGACGTGTATGACTTGAAG GAGATGGAGGCTCCCGATACGCTTATGTGCAGCCTGAGGTCTTACCAGAAGGAGGCTCTTTATTGGATGTCGGAATCAGAGAAAGGAGCTGGTGTAGAGGAAGCATCGAAAACTCTTCATCCATGTTGGGCAGCGTATCGGATATGTGAAGA GAGGAAAATATATGTCAACATTTTCTCCGGGGAAGCAACTACCGACTTCCCAACTGCATCAAACGCAGCACGTGGAGGG ATATTGGCAGATGCGATGGGGCTTGGAAAGACTGTGATGACAATTGCTCTAATACTAGCAAATCTCGGCAGGGGTAGTCCTGATGATCAGGATATTGTCATGGAAGACGCAGATGAAACTGAATGTGCGACAAAAAGAATCAGTTATACTGATACAGAAGtctcaagaaaagtaaaaggcGGCACTCTCATTGTGT CTATGGCATTACTAGGCCAGTGGAAG GATGAACTCGAAGCACATTCAAAACCTGATAGCGTTTCAGTTTTTGTTCATTATGGCGGGGATAGAAGTAATGACCCTAGAGTGATAGCGGACCAAGATGTTGTTCTGACAACTTATGGCGTCTTGACCGCAACTTATAAGGCT AATAATGAGAATAGCATATTTCATAATGTTGATTGGTACCGGGTGGTTCTGGACGAGGCGCACACCATAAAATCCTGGAAGACTCTCGGTGCACAGGCTGCCTTTACTTTATCAGCACATTGTAGGTGGTGTCTTACTGGTACTCCTCTTCAA AATAATTTGGAAGACCTTTACAGTCTTTTATGTTTCTTGCGTGTCGAGCCATGGTGCAACTGGGCATG GTGGAGCAAGTTAATACAGAGGCCTTACGAAAATGGTGATCAAAGAGCTCTAAAGTTGATCAAGGCCATTTTGCGGCCGCTGATGTTGAGGAGAACGAAAGATACCAAGGACAGAGATGGAAG GCCGATTCTTGTTCTCCCTCCAACCGACATTCAAGTCATTGAGTGTAAACAATCAGAAGCTGAGCACGATTTCTACGATGCCCTCTTCAAGAGATCTAAA GTTCAATTCGATCAATTTGTGGCGCAAGGAAAAGTTCTTCACAACTACGCTAACATTCTTGAATTACTACTTCGATTGAGGCAGTGCTGCAACCATCCTTTCCTTGTGATGAG CCGAAGTGATACACAACAATTTGCTGATTTAGACAAGCTAGCAAGAAGGTTTTTGGAAACAAATCCCGATTCATCGACACAGAAAGCTCCAACACCAGCATATGTAGAAGAAGTTGTTGAGGGAAATCGAAATGGCGAAAATACGGAGTGTCCTATATGCCTTGAATCAGCAGATGACCCTGTGTTAACACCATGTGCTCACAGAATGTGCAGAGAATGCCTTCTTTCGAGCTGGAGAACTCCGGCAAGTGGACTTTGCCCGATTTGTAGGCAAATGCTACATAAACATGAGCTATTGACATGTCCTTCTGCAAATCGGTTTCGCGTTGATGTTGAGAAGAATTGGCAAGAATCTTCAAAGGCCTCGAAGCTTATGGCTTGCTTGAAGTCTATACGAAAATCTGGCGAAATACGAAGAGCTATTATGCTCTCTTCCCACATCGACAGATGA